One genomic segment of Amycolatopsis sp. Hca4 includes these proteins:
- a CDS encoding acyltransferase yields MTRAAVRRVLAPSESIHAAKEAYIGYTVRAEGRLDPDALATAFDAVTRAYPHLSARVEFTGEGAVLTESEDPAARPEIRFADGDPSRPLSGLDLDQSRALSALNVVRDGDEAGVCLAIQHSVADAHHATAILAELWSCYTDVVEGVPLDPVRHPYPRSLEDLLAERGIHASGPAIPVAPPPAPAPSTRPDPVVRHVVQHRLTAAETTALRELGHREKVTVNGLVSGAVLLAEAEIRDMPLTDLVYRYSVNLRDRLTPPVGATEGTNVLGGVGFQVPSGMAPDAVVIGRAIGTQLRAGLSDGSVQRSILDMFSRPAAAKPWDPKLALAVVSIMNWGVAPPMRTPDGLRLTNLHSASRMRETIALGGYVLSTSGGRIGIDLGWPEGDPSLPRRVECLRERLARLTRER; encoded by the coding sequence GTGACGCGGGCCGCGGTCCGGCGCGTGCTGGCGCCCAGCGAAAGCATCCACGCCGCCAAAGAGGCCTACATCGGGTACACCGTGCGGGCCGAGGGCCGGCTCGACCCGGACGCGCTGGCCACGGCGTTCGACGCGGTCACCCGCGCCTACCCCCACCTCTCGGCCCGGGTCGAGTTCACCGGCGAGGGCGCGGTGCTCACCGAGTCCGAAGACCCCGCGGCACGGCCGGAGATCCGGTTCGCCGACGGCGACCCTTCCCGGCCACTGTCCGGGCTGGACCTCGACCAGAGCCGGGCGCTGAGCGCGCTCAACGTCGTCCGGGACGGCGACGAGGCCGGCGTCTGCCTGGCGATCCAGCACAGCGTCGCCGATGCCCACCACGCCACCGCGATCCTGGCGGAGCTGTGGTCCTGCTACACCGACGTCGTCGAAGGGGTGCCGCTCGACCCGGTCCGCCACCCGTACCCGCGGTCGCTGGAGGACCTGCTCGCCGAGCGCGGCATCCACGCGAGCGGCCCGGCCATCCCGGTGGCCCCGCCGCCGGCGCCCGCCCCCTCGACCCGGCCGGACCCGGTCGTCCGCCACGTCGTGCAGCACCGGCTGACCGCGGCCGAGACGACGGCACTGCGCGAGCTCGGGCACCGCGAGAAGGTGACGGTCAACGGCCTGGTGTCGGGCGCGGTCCTGCTCGCCGAGGCCGAAATCCGGGACATGCCGCTGACCGACCTGGTCTACCGGTACTCGGTGAACCTGCGCGACCGGCTGACACCGCCGGTCGGCGCGACCGAGGGCACGAACGTGCTCGGCGGGGTCGGTTTCCAGGTGCCGTCCGGGATGGCACCCGACGCCGTCGTCATCGGCCGGGCCATCGGCACGCAGCTGCGGGCCGGTCTCTCCGACGGTTCCGTGCAGCGCAGCATCCTCGACATGTTCTCCCGGCCCGCCGCCGCGAAGCCGTGGGACCCGAAGCTCGCCTTGGCCGTGGTCAGCATCATGAACTGGGGTGTCGCCCCGCCGATGCGCACGCCGGACGGCCTGCGGCTGACCAACCTGCACTCGGCGTCCCGGATGCGGGAGACCATCGCGCTCGGCGGTTACGTGCTGAGCACCTCCGGCGGCCGGATCGGCATCGACCTGGGCTGGCCCGAGGGCGACCCGTCGCTGCCGCGGCGCGTCGAGTGCCTGCGCGAACGGCTGGCCCGCCTGACTCGCGAGAGGTGA
- a CDS encoding Gfo/Idh/MocA family protein, producing MAPLRVGILGCASIALRKLLPAMAALPRTEIAAVASRDAGKAAETARAYGCRAVEGYAALLELDDVEAVYIPLPNAAHAGWIERALAAGKHVLAEKPLTTSVQRTRELIAAARAAGLVLMENVMFLHHSQHVAVRKLLADGAIGELRAFHAAFAVPARPPGDIRHRAELGGGALLDTGVYPVRAAMSFLGSEIDVVAAVLTRRHGHPVDSAGQALLCTGDGVSASASFGIDHGYRSGYELWGSEGRLVLDHAFTPPADHNPVVRLERRSGVEEIPLPPDDQVANTLTAFASAVRSGRLPDNDDVLRQAVLVDDIRSRARLYVDHATEPVG from the coding sequence GTGGCCCCACTGCGCGTCGGGATCCTGGGCTGCGCGAGCATCGCCCTCCGGAAGCTGCTGCCCGCCATGGCGGCCCTGCCCCGCACGGAAATCGCGGCGGTCGCCAGCCGCGACGCCGGCAAGGCCGCGGAAACGGCGCGGGCCTACGGGTGCCGCGCGGTCGAAGGCTATGCGGCACTGCTCGAGCTCGACGACGTCGAAGCCGTCTACATCCCGCTGCCGAACGCCGCGCACGCCGGCTGGATCGAGCGGGCGCTCGCCGCCGGCAAGCACGTGCTCGCCGAGAAACCGTTGACCACCAGCGTCCAGCGGACCCGCGAGCTGATCGCCGCCGCGCGCGCGGCCGGGCTCGTGCTGATGGAGAACGTCATGTTCCTCCACCACAGCCAGCACGTGGCGGTCCGGAAACTGCTGGCCGACGGCGCGATCGGGGAACTGCGGGCGTTCCACGCCGCGTTCGCCGTGCCGGCCCGCCCGCCCGGCGACATCCGCCACCGCGCCGAACTCGGCGGCGGTGCCTTGCTGGACACCGGCGTCTACCCGGTGCGCGCGGCGATGTCGTTCCTGGGCAGCGAAATCGACGTCGTCGCGGCGGTGCTCACCCGGCGCCACGGCCACCCGGTCGACTCGGCCGGGCAGGCCCTGCTGTGCACCGGCGACGGCGTGTCCGCGTCCGCGAGCTTCGGGATCGACCACGGCTACCGGTCCGGGTACGAGCTCTGGGGCAGCGAAGGACGGCTGGTCCTCGACCACGCCTTCACCCCGCCGGCCGACCACAATCCGGTGGTGCGCCTGGAACGCCGTTCGGGCGTCGAGGAAATCCCGCTGCCGCCCGACGACCAGGTGGCGAACACGCTCACCGCGTTCGCCTCCGCGGTCCGCTCGGGGCGGCTCCCCGACAACGACGACGTGCTGCGGCAGGCCGTGCTCGTCGACGACATCCGCAGCAGAGCGAGGCTCTACGTCGACCACGCCACCGAGCCGGTGGGCTGA
- a CDS encoding glycosyltransferase, giving the protein MADGGVLGKLEPTTSHPWEDDLVKVLNLAGVAPSTVFSHVPLANALRGAGHQVMTTASVDEMVDTIAGVGLSAVRTTAPGVTPRQVIAESGLTHVPEDPREREIMAGRWYAHMEYVTLDALLAFSKDWRPDVIISGVTSYSGPLLAAHLGVPYVRHAWDIHTPRLMDQGAEDQLREQLEELGLDGLPEPAMTIEIAPPSLLPEDLEGGQPMRWIPGNSQSVLEPWMYTKGAGTRIGVTIGTGVANYNQYDFLQAVVEQIATLDAEVVVAVTEDAASEMRERLKNVRAGWVPLDVVAPTCDVLVHQTGGSTMMTGLSFGVPQVLLPDPNLFRANAMARRLADTGAAVVLSPEEATSEVIAKTCGELVADPSFKTAADGLAREIAALPSPNEVAQRIEQLVREAA; this is encoded by the coding sequence ATGGCCGACGGCGGTGTCCTGGGCAAGCTGGAGCCGACCACGAGCCACCCCTGGGAGGACGATCTTGTGAAGGTTCTTAATCTCGCCGGGGTCGCCCCGTCGACGGTGTTCAGCCACGTCCCGCTCGCGAACGCCCTGCGGGGCGCCGGGCACCAGGTGATGACCACGGCTTCGGTCGACGAGATGGTCGACACGATCGCCGGCGTCGGGCTGTCCGCGGTGCGGACCACGGCCCCGGGCGTCACCCCGCGGCAGGTCATCGCCGAGAGCGGCCTGACGCACGTGCCCGAGGACCCCCGGGAACGCGAAATCATGGCGGGCCGCTGGTACGCCCACATGGAATACGTGACCCTCGACGCCCTGCTGGCGTTCAGCAAGGACTGGCGGCCGGACGTCATCATCAGCGGTGTCACGTCGTACTCGGGTCCGCTGCTGGCCGCCCACCTCGGCGTGCCGTACGTCCGCCACGCCTGGGACATCCACACCCCGCGGCTGATGGACCAGGGCGCCGAAGACCAGCTGCGCGAGCAGCTCGAGGAACTCGGCCTCGACGGCCTGCCCGAGCCCGCCATGACCATCGAGATCGCGCCGCCGAGCCTGCTTCCGGAGGACCTCGAGGGCGGGCAGCCGATGCGGTGGATCCCGGGCAACTCGCAGTCCGTGCTCGAACCGTGGATGTACACCAAGGGCGCGGGCACCCGGATCGGCGTCACCATCGGCACCGGCGTCGCGAACTACAACCAGTACGACTTCCTGCAGGCCGTCGTCGAGCAGATCGCCACGCTGGACGCCGAGGTCGTCGTCGCAGTCACCGAAGACGCGGCGTCGGAAATGCGCGAGCGGCTGAAGAACGTGCGCGCGGGCTGGGTCCCGCTGGACGTCGTCGCGCCGACCTGTGACGTGCTGGTGCACCAGACCGGCGGCAGCACGATGATGACGGGCCTGAGCTTCGGCGTGCCCCAGGTGCTGCTCCCGGACCCCAACCTCTTCCGCGCCAACGCCATGGCCCGGCGGCTCGCCGACACCGGGGCCGCGGTCGTGCTGTCGCCGGAGGAAGCCACCAGCGAGGTCATCGCGAAGACCTGCGGCGAGCTGGTCGCCGACCCGTCCTTCAAGACGGCCGCGGACGGGCTGGCCAGGGAGATCGCCGCTCTGCCGTCGCCGAACGAGGTGGCGCAGCGCATCGAGCAGCTCGTCCGGGAAGCGGCCTGA
- a CDS encoding dTDP-4-dehydrorhamnose 3,5-epimerase family protein: protein MAVRPLAIDGAHLVTSKSFGDERGDFFEVYREDVLTEALGYRPRFLQANVSTSCRNVVRGVHGAMTPPGLAKFVTCLRGSLLDFVVDVRTGSPTYGQWDMIVLNAHGGTAVYVEEGLGHAFVALEDDTCVQYLLSDLYRPAEVLTVHPLDPEIGLPLNLPGEPILSERDAAAPTLREAGELGLLPEYEECLALRAARVRLSEVAAAS from the coding sequence ATGGCCGTCCGGCCGCTGGCCATCGACGGCGCGCACCTGGTCACGTCCAAGTCCTTCGGCGACGAGCGCGGCGACTTCTTCGAGGTCTACCGCGAAGACGTGCTCACCGAGGCACTCGGCTACCGGCCGCGGTTCCTGCAGGCCAACGTCTCGACGTCGTGCCGCAACGTCGTCCGCGGCGTGCACGGGGCGATGACCCCGCCCGGCCTGGCGAAGTTCGTGACGTGCCTGCGGGGTTCGCTGCTCGACTTCGTCGTCGACGTGCGGACCGGCTCGCCGACGTACGGTCAGTGGGACATGATCGTGCTCAACGCCCACGGCGGCACGGCGGTGTACGTGGAGGAGGGCCTCGGCCACGCGTTCGTGGCCCTGGAGGACGACACGTGCGTCCAGTACCTGCTGTCCGACCTCTACCGGCCGGCCGAGGTCCTCACCGTGCACCCACTGGACCCGGAGATCGGCCTGCCGCTGAACCTGCCGGGCGAGCCCATCCTGTCCGAGCGCGACGCGGCGGCGCCGACGTTGCGGGAGGCGGGTGAGCTGGGGCTGCTGCCGGAGTACGAGGAGTGCCTGGCCCTGCGGGCTGCTCGCGTCCGCCTGTCCGAGGTGGCCGCGGCTTCCTGA
- a CDS encoding bifunctional 3-(3-hydroxy-phenyl)propionate/3-hydroxycinnamic acid hydroxylase, which produces MTDTDVVIVGNGPVGATLSVLLAQRGWRVTVLERRPRPYKLPRATSFDGETARLLAATGIGPDLGRITAPANGYQWQTADGRTLLDIAFTTDGRYGWPDANTMHQPSLEELIAARAAALPGITVLRGHEVVAIADGEHVRVTAVDPDEVTRTLSARWVVGCDGANSFVREHLDVPVTDLGFSYEWLLCDVQLTEPREFVPTNVQICDPARPTTLVGSGPGRRRWEFMRLPGENAAELNKDETAWRLMAPFGVTPETATLLRSTTYIFQARWADRWRVGHVLLAGDAAHLMPPFAGQGMCSGVRDVTNLAWKLDLTLRGLAPESLLDSYGAERREQAREAILASVQLGRVICVTDPAAAAERDATVLANRRGKPAGRPEPAKPLTGGLLHESPGAGVVVPQGRVCLGGTTGLFDDVVGRGFVLLTTEDVRSEFLSGLGTHVVRLADGVDVDDVYRPFLARFGAASVLVRPDYHVFGTAGPGGFDALVDALQNRLRAAVPTA; this is translated from the coding sequence GTGACGGACACGGACGTCGTCATCGTCGGCAACGGCCCGGTCGGGGCCACCCTCTCCGTGCTGCTGGCCCAGCGCGGCTGGCGGGTCACCGTGCTGGAGCGCCGGCCGCGGCCGTACAAGCTGCCGCGGGCGACCAGCTTCGACGGCGAGACCGCGCGGCTGCTGGCCGCCACCGGCATCGGCCCGGACCTCGGCCGGATCACCGCGCCGGCCAACGGCTACCAGTGGCAGACCGCCGACGGGCGGACGCTGCTGGACATCGCCTTCACCACCGACGGCCGGTACGGCTGGCCGGACGCGAACACCATGCACCAGCCGTCGCTGGAGGAGCTGATCGCGGCCCGGGCGGCGGCACTGCCCGGGATCACCGTGCTGCGCGGGCACGAAGTCGTGGCCATCGCCGACGGCGAGCACGTCCGGGTGACCGCCGTCGACCCCGACGAGGTGACGCGGACGCTTTCGGCGCGGTGGGTGGTCGGCTGCGACGGCGCCAACAGCTTCGTGCGCGAGCACCTCGACGTACCGGTGACCGACCTCGGCTTCTCCTACGAGTGGCTGCTCTGCGACGTCCAGCTGACCGAGCCGCGCGAGTTCGTGCCGACCAACGTGCAGATCTGCGACCCGGCCCGTCCGACGACGCTGGTCGGCAGCGGCCCCGGCCGCCGTCGCTGGGAGTTCATGCGGCTGCCGGGCGAAAACGCGGCCGAGCTCAACAAGGACGAGACGGCGTGGCGACTGATGGCGCCCTTCGGCGTCACCCCGGAGACCGCGACCCTGCTGCGCAGCACCACCTACATCTTCCAGGCCCGGTGGGCCGACCGGTGGCGGGTGGGGCACGTCCTGCTGGCCGGCGACGCGGCCCACCTGATGCCGCCGTTCGCCGGGCAGGGCATGTGCTCCGGTGTCCGGGACGTCACCAACCTGGCGTGGAAGCTCGACCTCACGCTCCGCGGCCTGGCCCCGGAGTCTCTTTTGGACAGTTACGGGGCGGAACGCCGGGAGCAGGCGCGCGAAGCGATCCTGGCGTCGGTCCAGCTGGGCCGGGTGATCTGCGTGACGGACCCGGCGGCCGCCGCCGAGCGGGACGCCACCGTGCTGGCCAACCGGCGCGGCAAGCCGGCGGGCCGTCCGGAGCCGGCGAAACCGCTCACCGGCGGGCTGCTCCACGAGAGCCCGGGTGCGGGCGTGGTCGTGCCGCAGGGCCGGGTGTGCCTGGGCGGCACCACTGGGCTCTTCGACGACGTCGTCGGCCGGGGTTTCGTGCTCCTGACCACCGAGGACGTCCGCTCTGAGTTCCTCAGCGGCCTCGGAACGCACGTCGTCCGGCTGGCCGACGGCGTGGACGTCGACGACGTCTACCGGCCCTTCCTGGCCCGGTTCGGGGCGGCTTCGGTGCTGGTGCGCCCGGATTACCACGTCTTCGGCACGGCGGGGCCCGGCGGGTTCGACGCCCTGGTGGACGCCCTGCAGAACCGGTTGCGCGCGGCCGTGCCCACCGCCTGA
- a CDS encoding LLM class flavin-dependent oxidoreductase: protein MADGPMKFSTFHLFHQFAGMSAPEVYGYHVELVELLEELGFDGVWLAEHHFHDFGTVPNTLTMLAHLAGRTERLRLGSGIVVLPLRDPVHVAEEAAMVDVLSGGRLELGVGRGYQSIEFENFGLDLAESRDRFDECLDVLLGLLTTEGFEYRGRFHGTTNPLTLHPKPVQRPHPPLHVAAISPETVRKYAARGLPILADPAAPFARIAEAAQTWHTTAAEHGVDSADVELVASRVVYVAESNERARAEQARFEAAFDRTRVFLAGNAPIDLKTGGAAKSYEYHLERLKDLSAEPDFAWDQLEVIGDPDRVIAQIKSIQDMGYGNLLCDFGSTRRLPLEEMKKLLRFFAAEVMPAFR from the coding sequence ATGGCCGACGGCCCGATGAAGTTCTCCACCTTCCACCTCTTCCACCAGTTCGCCGGGATGAGCGCGCCGGAGGTCTACGGCTACCACGTCGAGCTCGTCGAGCTGCTGGAGGAACTCGGCTTCGACGGTGTGTGGCTGGCCGAGCACCACTTCCACGACTTCGGCACCGTGCCCAACACGCTCACCATGCTCGCCCACCTGGCCGGCCGCACCGAACGGCTGCGGCTCGGCTCCGGGATCGTGGTGCTGCCGCTGCGCGATCCCGTCCACGTGGCCGAAGAGGCGGCGATGGTGGACGTGCTTTCGGGCGGCCGGCTCGAGCTCGGCGTGGGCCGCGGCTACCAGAGCATCGAGTTCGAGAACTTCGGGCTCGACCTGGCCGAATCGCGCGACCGGTTCGACGAGTGCCTCGACGTGCTGCTCGGCCTGCTGACCACCGAAGGCTTCGAATACCGGGGCCGGTTCCACGGGACGACGAACCCGCTGACGCTGCACCCGAAGCCGGTGCAGCGGCCGCACCCGCCGCTGCACGTGGCCGCGATCAGCCCGGAGACCGTGCGGAAGTACGCCGCCCGCGGCCTGCCCATCCTGGCCGACCCGGCCGCGCCCTTCGCGCGGATCGCCGAAGCCGCGCAGACGTGGCACACGACCGCCGCGGAGCACGGCGTCGACTCCGCAGACGTCGAACTCGTCGCCAGCCGGGTCGTGTACGTCGCGGAGTCGAACGAGCGGGCCCGGGCGGAACAGGCCCGGTTCGAGGCGGCGTTCGACCGTACCCGCGTCTTCCTGGCGGGCAACGCGCCGATCGACCTGAAGACCGGCGGTGCGGCGAAGAGCTACGAGTACCACCTTGAACGCCTGAAGGACCTCTCGGCCGAGCCCGACTTCGCCTGGGACCAGCTGGAGGTGATCGGCGATCCCGACCGCGTGATCGCGCAGATCAAGTCCATTCAGGACATGGGGTACGGCAACCTGCTGTGCGACTTCGGTTCCACGCGGCGGCTGCCCCTCGAGGAGATGAAGAAGCTGCTGCGGTTCTTCGCCGCCGAGGTGATGCCCGCGTTCCGCTGA
- a CDS encoding aspartate aminotransferase family protein has protein sequence MTVQEAPSQLLAARLQIPPIPYSHAAGSWVFASDGTRYLDGASGIVNVNIGHAHPVVVEALRDQVGICTYASPGTFAPELMEQLAAATARAVHRPDDRVMFTPTGTHATESAIALARLVQRARGEDGRHKILTSSLGYHGNSAFVLALSGHRSRRPHEDDSFGLAPAFNPPYPGQHLNCPYPACRVECVQSVRDAIVAAGPETVAAVLMEPVNGTTGGGYVPPAGYLKALREVCDEFGVLVIHDEVLTGLGRTGLPLASHHTPGSAADIVTLSKGLGAGYVPLAATMISPNLAEDIMASGKWLPLMGTMSATPLQGRAGLAVLSVLEDIGALDPGEVRGAALGRLVADAVRGQSVVTDVRGLGYFFGIELAPGTLGDVMRITRSQGLLLYPYVGFRPDRTGEGLLVAPPLNATDADLDFLGETLRTALTRLS, from the coding sequence ATGACCGTGCAGGAAGCGCCGTCCCAGCTGCTGGCGGCCCGGCTGCAGATCCCCCCGATCCCCTACAGCCACGCCGCCGGGTCCTGGGTGTTCGCCTCCGACGGCACGCGGTACCTCGACGGCGCCAGCGGGATCGTCAACGTGAACATCGGCCACGCCCACCCGGTGGTGGTCGAAGCGCTGCGCGACCAGGTCGGGATCTGCACCTACGCCAGCCCGGGCACGTTCGCGCCCGAGCTGATGGAGCAACTGGCCGCGGCCACCGCGCGGGCGGTGCACCGGCCGGACGACCGGGTGATGTTCACGCCCACCGGCACGCACGCGACGGAGTCCGCGATCGCGCTGGCCCGGCTGGTGCAGCGGGCCCGCGGCGAAGACGGGCGGCACAAGATCCTGACGTCGTCGCTGGGCTACCACGGCAACAGCGCGTTCGTGCTGGCGCTCTCGGGCCACCGGTCCCGGCGGCCGCACGAGGACGACAGCTTCGGCCTCGCGCCCGCGTTCAACCCGCCCTACCCCGGCCAGCACCTGAACTGCCCCTACCCCGCCTGCCGCGTCGAGTGCGTGCAGTCGGTGCGCGACGCGATCGTGGCGGCCGGGCCGGAGACCGTCGCCGCGGTGCTGATGGAGCCGGTCAACGGCACGACCGGCGGCGGGTACGTGCCGCCGGCCGGGTACCTGAAGGCGCTGCGCGAGGTCTGCGACGAGTTCGGCGTCCTGGTCATCCACGACGAGGTGCTCACCGGGCTGGGCCGCACCGGGCTCCCGCTGGCCTCGCACCACACGCCGGGCTCGGCCGCCGACATCGTCACGCTGTCGAAGGGCCTCGGCGCGGGGTACGTCCCGCTGGCGGCCACGATGATCTCGCCGAACCTGGCCGAGGACATCATGGCGAGCGGCAAGTGGCTGCCGCTGATGGGCACCATGTCGGCGACGCCGCTGCAGGGCCGGGCCGGCCTGGCGGTGCTGTCGGTGCTGGAGGACATCGGCGCGCTGGACCCCGGCGAAGTCCGCGGCGCGGCCCTCGGCCGGCTCGTCGCCGACGCGGTCCGCGGCCAGTCGGTGGTGACCGACGTCCGCGGGCTCGGCTACTTCTTCGGCATCGAGCTGGCGCCGGGCACCCTCGGCGACGTCATGCGGATCACCCGCAGCCAGGGCCTGCTGCTGTACCCGTACGTCGGCTTCCGCCCCGACCGCACGGGCGAGGGCCTGCTGGTGGCCCCGCCCCTCAACGCGACCGACGCCGACCTGGACTTCCTCGGCGAGACGCTGCGCACCGCGCTGACCCGGCTGAGCTGA
- a CDS encoding TIGR03621 family F420-dependent LLM class oxidoreductase codes for MATGRKPFRFGVDFITPVPRRAWVDNCRKAEELGYDVIGVGDHLGMPAPFPALVLAAEHTERVRLKTFVLNTGFYNPVLLAREVTTTDQLTGGRLELGLGAGYVKAEFDAAGIPFPAARQRLDHLESTIKQLKKSYADPDHRPRPVQPSGPPLLLGGRGNGLLTLAAEHADTIAFIGATASHKMLLADAAELADRVGFAKAALGPRAAQVELNVFVHCVDVTGDRRAGLEAVHRRMPERTPEQLAELPTVLVGTAPQLAEQLETHRERYGFSYFTVLEHNLEALAPVIGLLHGK; via the coding sequence ATGGCCACTGGGAGGAAGCCGTTCCGGTTCGGGGTCGATTTCATCACGCCCGTTCCGCGCCGCGCTTGGGTCGACAACTGCCGCAAGGCCGAGGAACTCGGCTACGACGTCATCGGGGTGGGCGACCACCTGGGCATGCCGGCGCCGTTCCCGGCGCTGGTGCTGGCCGCGGAGCACACCGAACGCGTCCGGCTCAAGACATTCGTGCTGAACACCGGTTTCTACAATCCCGTCCTGCTCGCCCGCGAAGTCACCACCACCGACCAGCTCACCGGTGGCCGGCTCGAACTGGGTCTCGGTGCGGGATACGTGAAAGCGGAGTTCGACGCCGCCGGAATTCCCTTTCCGGCGGCCCGCCAACGGCTCGATCACCTGGAAAGCACGATCAAGCAGCTCAAGAAGAGCTACGCCGATCCGGACCACCGGCCGCGGCCGGTGCAGCCGTCCGGCCCGCCGCTGCTGCTCGGCGGGCGGGGCAACGGCCTGCTCACCTTGGCCGCCGAGCACGCGGACACCATCGCGTTCATCGGGGCCACCGCTTCGCACAAGATGCTGCTGGCCGACGCGGCCGAGCTGGCCGACCGCGTCGGGTTCGCCAAGGCCGCGCTCGGGCCGCGGGCCGCGCAGGTCGAGCTGAACGTCTTCGTCCACTGCGTCGACGTCACCGGTGACCGCCGGGCCGGCCTGGAGGCGGTGCACCGGCGGATGCCGGAACGCACGCCCGAGCAGCTCGCCGAACTGCCGACCGTGCTGGTCGGCACCGCCCCGCAACTGGCCGAACAGCTCGAAACCCACCGGGAGCGCTACGGGTTCAGCTACTTCACCGTGCTGGAGCACAACCTCGAAGCGCTCGCCCCGGTCATCGGTCTCCTGCACGGGAAGTAG
- a CDS encoding NDP-hexose 2,3-dehydratase family protein, which produces MVHSAIHEDTARDGRSDAVADDAVMSMADFHSWFNARARANSFRVDRIPFADLSGWDFEPDTGNLVHASGRFFSVEGLRVRTDRPWVSEWAQPIIVQPEIGVLGILVKRFDGVPHCLMQAKMEPGNINGLQMSPTVQATRSNYMKVHGGAATKYMEYFRPGSRGRVLFDGLQSEQGSWFLHKRNRNIVVETDDDVPLDEDFCWLTLDQIRRLLRLDHMVNMDSRTVLACVPPALARPDERTAGDGSFVEAVHRSLSGRGRAVHDPGHVLSWLTEVRARQELVQRRVPLKEIAEDGWRLGHEVIDHRDGKYFDVVAVSVEASNREVTAWTQPLVAPRQSGLLALLVKRIGGTLHALVQARSDAGTLNIAELTATVHCQPGNYADAPAEHRPAYLDYALAAPTGRVRLDVVHSEEGGRFYHAQNRYLVIEVEDDFDPEPDDRFLWTTLSQLMSLLSHSNYLTVELRSLMAGMRSF; this is translated from the coding sequence GTGGTCCACAGCGCGATACACGAAGACACGGCGCGGGACGGCCGCTCCGACGCCGTGGCCGACGACGCGGTCATGTCCATGGCGGACTTCCACTCCTGGTTCAACGCGCGGGCCCGCGCGAACAGCTTCCGGGTCGACCGGATCCCGTTCGCGGACCTGTCCGGCTGGGACTTCGAGCCGGACACCGGCAACCTGGTGCACGCCAGCGGCCGGTTCTTCTCGGTCGAGGGCCTGCGCGTGCGGACCGACCGGCCCTGGGTGAGCGAATGGGCCCAGCCCATCATCGTGCAGCCGGAGATCGGCGTGCTCGGCATCCTCGTCAAGCGGTTCGACGGCGTCCCGCACTGTCTGATGCAGGCGAAGATGGAGCCGGGCAACATCAACGGGCTGCAGATGTCGCCGACCGTGCAGGCCACCCGCAGCAACTACATGAAGGTCCACGGCGGCGCGGCCACGAAGTACATGGAGTACTTCCGGCCGGGTTCGCGCGGCCGCGTGCTGTTCGACGGGCTGCAGTCCGAGCAGGGGTCGTGGTTCCTGCACAAGCGCAACCGCAACATCGTCGTCGAGACCGACGACGACGTCCCGCTGGACGAGGACTTCTGCTGGCTGACCCTCGACCAGATCCGCCGCCTGCTGCGGCTGGACCACATGGTGAACATGGACTCCCGGACCGTCCTCGCGTGCGTCCCGCCCGCGCTGGCGCGCCCGGACGAGCGGACCGCGGGCGACGGCTCGTTCGTCGAAGCGGTCCACCGCTCGCTGTCCGGCCGCGGCCGTGCGGTGCACGACCCGGGCCACGTCCTGAGCTGGCTCACCGAGGTGCGCGCCCGCCAGGAGCTGGTGCAGCGCCGGGTGCCGCTCAAGGAGATCGCCGAGGACGGCTGGCGCCTGGGCCACGAGGTCATCGACCACCGGGACGGCAAGTACTTCGACGTCGTCGCGGTCTCCGTGGAGGCCAGCAACCGCGAGGTCACCGCCTGGACGCAGCCGCTGGTGGCGCCCCGGCAGTCCGGCCTGCTGGCGTTGCTGGTCAAGCGGATCGGCGGCACGCTGCACGCGCTGGTCCAGGCCCGCAGCGACGCGGGGACGCTCAACATCGCCGAGCTGACCGCGACCGTGCACTGCCAGCCCGGCAACTACGCCGACGCGCCGGCCGAGCACCGCCCGGCCTACCTCGACTACGCGCTCGCCGCGCCGACCGGCCGGGTGCGGCTGGACGTCGTGCATTCCGAGGAGGGCGGCCGGTTCTACCACGCGCAGAACCGCTACCTGGTGATCGAGGTCGAGGACGACTTCGACCCGGAGCCCGACGACCGCTTCCTCTGGACGACGCTGAGCCAGCTGATGTCGCTGCTGTCGCACAGCAACTACCTGACGGTGGAGCTGCGCAGCCTGATGGCGGGCATGCGCAGCTTCTGA